In the Muricauda sp. MAR_2010_75 genome, one interval contains:
- a CDS encoding serine hydrolase — protein sequence MKKLFIASSFLFVFFQIGFAQHELIHAYPSKLGLDSTLIYQKVDSIVEMGIDSLAFPGAQLLVAKNDTVIFHKAYGFHSYDSLQPVALNDLYDLASVTKILGPLPALMKLVDEGKVDLDKPFSTYWKPWRRRKDKKDLTLREILAHQAGLVPYIVFLQKVLRKNGKIKRRFIHDSSDKRFQGQVYDGLYINDRFERKMNRIINRSKVTDEKKYVYSGLSFLIFPSLIEQLTGTDYQIYLDENFYQPLGCHTLGYLPKENNYVNAIVPTEVDSLFRKNLVKGWVHDENASLKGGVSGNAGLFGTADDLAKLMLFYQNYGNMDGQQLISAEIVKEFTKVQYPQNENRRGLGFDKPLLNNTELPLEEAYPSPLASPKSFGHSGFTGTFVWADPENKLVFIFLSNRVYPSRDHRNLYDLNIRTALMDVFYKARFTNP from the coding sequence ATGAAGAAACTTTTTATTGCATCTTCCTTTTTATTTGTTTTTTTCCAAATTGGGTTTGCCCAGCACGAGCTCATCCACGCCTACCCTTCCAAATTGGGCTTGGACAGCACTTTGATATACCAAAAAGTGGATTCTATCGTGGAAATGGGCATTGATAGTTTGGCATTTCCAGGAGCGCAACTGTTGGTCGCCAAAAACGATACCGTAATTTTCCATAAAGCGTATGGTTTCCATAGCTATGACAGCCTCCAACCTGTTGCCCTGAACGATTTGTACGATTTGGCATCCGTCACCAAAATTTTAGGGCCGCTCCCTGCTTTGATGAAGTTGGTGGATGAAGGGAAGGTCGATTTGGACAAACCCTTCAGCACCTATTGGAAACCTTGGAGACGCCGAAAGGACAAAAAAGACCTCACGCTTCGGGAGATTTTGGCGCATCAAGCAGGTTTAGTGCCCTACATCGTATTTTTACAAAAAGTTCTTCGGAAAAATGGTAAAATCAAAAGGAGGTTTATACATGATTCATCCGATAAACGATTTCAAGGACAAGTCTATGATGGGCTTTACATCAATGATCGTTTTGAACGAAAGATGAACCGAATCATCAATCGGTCCAAAGTTACCGATGAAAAGAAATATGTGTATTCAGGACTGTCTTTTTTGATTTTCCCCAGTTTGATTGAGCAACTCACGGGAACCGACTACCAAATCTATTTGGATGAAAATTTTTATCAACCTTTAGGTTGTCATACCTTGGGATATCTGCCCAAAGAAAACAATTATGTGAATGCCATTGTTCCCACCGAAGTGGATTCTCTTTTTAGAAAAAACTTGGTAAAAGGTTGGGTACACGATGAAAATGCATCGCTAAAAGGTGGTGTTTCAGGCAATGCGGGATTGTTCGGCACAGCGGATGATCTGGCGAAACTGATGCTCTTCTATCAAAATTATGGCAATATGGATGGCCAACAGCTTATTTCAGCTGAAATCGTAAAAGAATTCACCAAAGTGCAATACCCTCAAAACGAAAACCGAAGAGGATTAGGATTTGACAAGCCCTTGCTCAACAACACAGAACTCCCGTTGGAAGAAGCCTACCCCTCTCCTTTGGCAAGTCCCAAAAGTTTTGGACATTCCGGCTTTACGGGCACTTTTGTTTGGGCCGACCCCGAAAATAAATTGGTCTTTATCTTTCTTTCCAATAGGGTATATCCGTCACGGGACCATAGAAATCTGTATGACCTTAACATCAGAACCGCCTTGATGGATGTTTTCTACAAGGCCCGGTTCACAAATCCATAA
- a CDS encoding GNAT family N-acetyltransferase has protein sequence MSEAVKINYLSESDAEDLYLMMTSNADIFKRFFPSTLSQNESVENSQIYISKKKKEIQTKSEFAFAIRNIDGVVIGLVILKDIKLDSGEGELAYCLDKAEQGKGIVSKSVKFVSEFAFNELNLKKLKIFAHKSNLASIRVAEKTGFRWIKTISKAYQAPNEAYLDMELYELDYEG, from the coding sequence ATGTCAGAAGCTGTCAAAATAAATTACCTTTCGGAATCTGATGCAGAAGACCTGTACCTCATGATGACCTCCAATGCCGATATATTCAAACGCTTTTTCCCAAGTACGTTGTCCCAAAATGAATCCGTTGAAAATTCCCAAATCTATATTTCCAAAAAAAAGAAAGAAATTCAGACTAAATCAGAGTTTGCCTTTGCTATCAGAAATATAGACGGAGTTGTCATTGGTCTAGTGATTTTGAAGGATATAAAACTCGATTCGGGTGAAGGCGAATTGGCCTATTGTCTGGATAAAGCCGAACAAGGAAAGGGAATCGTTTCAAAATCCGTAAAATTTGTTTCAGAATTCGCTTTTAACGAACTGAACCTCAAAAAACTAAAAATTTTCGCGCACAAGAGTAATTTAGCAAGCATCAGAGTTGCAGAAAAAACAGGCTTTCGATGGATAAAAACGATATCAAAAGCTTATCAAGCTCCAAATGAGGCCTATCTTGATATGGAACTTTACGAATTAGATTATGAAGGATAA
- a CDS encoding PhzF family phenazine biosynthesis protein, with the protein MRQKIYQIDAFTNQPFGGNPAAVCILNSWLSPELMQKIAQENNLAETAFAVKKDGQFEIRWFTPEIEVDLCGHATLATAFVLFHFYELEKDTIQFYSSRSGELTVSKADNGWLTLDFPTDRLIAIQNIEELDSTIGQAPIKTLKGKTDYMMVYRSQKEIEAIEPNHHLLAQLDVRGVIVTAPGEEVDFVSRFFAPACGIPEDPVTGSAHTSLSPYWAEVLNKNKLTAKQLSKRGGDLVCEYLGERVKISGKAVLYLTGEIDI; encoded by the coding sequence ATGAGACAGAAAATTTACCAAATAGATGCATTTACCAACCAACCTTTTGGCGGAAACCCTGCTGCAGTCTGCATTTTGAATTCGTGGTTGAGTCCAGAATTGATGCAAAAAATTGCACAAGAGAACAATTTGGCCGAAACCGCTTTTGCTGTCAAAAAGGATGGGCAATTTGAAATTCGATGGTTTACGCCAGAAATAGAAGTGGACCTTTGCGGGCACGCCACCTTGGCTACAGCATTTGTACTCTTCCATTTTTATGAACTGGAAAAAGATACCATTCAGTTTTATTCGAGCCGAAGTGGAGAATTGACCGTGAGTAAGGCAGACAATGGTTGGCTAACTCTCGATTTCCCTACAGACCGTTTGATTGCCATTCAAAATATTGAGGAATTGGACAGCACAATCGGACAAGCCCCAATAAAAACCTTGAAGGGCAAAACAGACTATATGATGGTCTACCGCTCCCAAAAAGAAATTGAGGCCATTGAACCCAACCATCATTTGTTGGCGCAATTGGATGTTCGCGGGGTTATCGTTACCGCACCAGGGGAAGAGGTGGATTTTGTTTCACGCTTTTTTGCGCCTGCCTGTGGCATTCCCGAAGATCCCGTTACAGGTTCCGCCCACACCTCGTTATCTCCGTATTGGGCTGAGGTGCTGAACAAAAATAAATTGACGGCCAAACAACTATCCAAACGAGGAGGTGACCTGGTCTGTGAATATTTGGGCGAACGCGTTAAAATTTCAGGTAAAGCTGTGCTTTATTTAACAGGAGAAATCGATATATAA
- a CDS encoding DUF6973 domain-containing protein, which yields MNLIAVVKRVDFKNMLKGVFIGLSRPHLILPTINATKDCITISTKNYGKLHHKNGPANAFRHAFWNYLIAKRCHNWHRNEEAVLAWAKKVTDWHEDSFPNKKLPKEMDLHNNEVGRFIFAQNTEKSEQEVLELLKNMTLESIKIDENSTLSEHKDRMVHTL from the coding sequence GTGAACCTTATTGCAGTAGTAAAGCGGGTCGATTTTAAAAATATGCTGAAAGGTGTTTTTATTGGTTTGAGTCGTCCACACCTTATACTCCCAACCATTAATGCCACCAAGGATTGCATAACCATTTCGACCAAAAACTATGGTAAGTTGCACCATAAAAATGGTCCTGCCAATGCATTTAGACACGCTTTTTGGAATTATTTGATTGCGAAACGCTGTCATAACTGGCACAGAAATGAGGAAGCCGTTTTAGCTTGGGCAAAAAAAGTAACCGATTGGCATGAGGATTCATTTCCGAACAAAAAATTGCCAAAGGAAATGGATTTGCATAATAACGAAGTTGGGCGTTTCATCTTTGCCCAAAACACGGAAAAGTCCGAGCAGGAAGTCCTTGAGCTGTTGAAGAATATGACTTTGGAGTCCATTAAAATCGACGAGAACTCAACACTTTCCGAACATAAAGACCGAATGGTACATACTTTATAA
- the hemE gene encoding uroporphyrinogen decarboxylase, whose protein sequence is MIKNDLFLKALKGETVERPPVWMMRQAGRYLPEFMELRKKYDFFTRCQTPELASEITIQPIRRYGMDAAILFSDILVIPQAMDIEVEMKPNFGPYLPNPIRSQTDLDKVVVPDIQDTLGYVMDAITITKEKLNDEIPLIGFAGSPWTLLCYCVEGQGSKSFDKARGFCFTEPKAAHELLQKITDTTIAYLKAKVKAGVNAVQVFDSWGGMLSPRDYQEFSWKYIQQIVDALKDEAPVIVFGKGCWFALKEMANSGASAVGVDWTCSAQNARYLTGGKVTLQGNFDPARLLSPPEKIKEMVTQMIRDFGKDKYIVNLGHGILPNIPVENAKAFIDAVKEYKE, encoded by the coding sequence ATGATAAAAAACGACTTGTTCCTAAAAGCATTAAAAGGCGAAACCGTTGAACGCCCACCCGTATGGATGATGCGACAAGCGGGACGCTATTTGCCCGAGTTTATGGAACTCCGTAAAAAATACGACTTTTTCACACGATGCCAAACCCCTGAATTGGCTTCGGAAATTACCATACAGCCCATTCGCCGCTATGGCATGGATGCTGCTATTTTGTTCAGCGATATTTTGGTGATTCCCCAGGCCATGGACATTGAGGTTGAAATGAAACCCAACTTTGGCCCCTACTTGCCGAACCCTATCCGTTCGCAAACCGATTTGGACAAGGTAGTTGTCCCTGATATTCAAGATACTTTGGGTTACGTAATGGATGCTATTACCATCACCAAGGAAAAATTGAATGATGAAATTCCCTTGATCGGGTTTGCAGGTTCTCCGTGGACACTTCTTTGCTATTGCGTGGAAGGTCAAGGCAGCAAGAGTTTTGACAAGGCCAGAGGATTCTGTTTTACCGAACCCAAGGCTGCACACGAATTGCTGCAAAAGATAACAGACACCACCATTGCATACCTTAAGGCCAAGGTGAAGGCTGGTGTGAATGCCGTCCAGGTTTTTGATTCATGGGGTGGTATGTTGTCTCCACGGGATTATCAAGAATTTTCGTGGAAATACATTCAGCAAATCGTGGATGCATTGAAAGACGAAGCTCCCGTAATCGTTTTTGGAAAAGGGTGCTGGTTCGCTCTTAAGGAAATGGCCAACTCCGGGGCTTCGGCCGTAGGGGTCGATTGGACCTGTTCCGCTCAAAATGCACGATACTTAACGGGAGGCAAGGTTACCCTTCAAGGTAATTTTGACCCTGCCCGCTTACTTTCGCCACCAGAGAAAATCAAGGAAATGGTCACACAGATGATCCGTGACTTTGGTAAGGACAAATATATTGTGAACCTTGGCCACGGAATTTTACCCAATATTCCTGTGGAAAATGCAAAAGCATTTATAGATGCGGTAAAAGAATATAAGGAGTGA
- the hemF gene encoding oxygen-dependent coproporphyrinogen oxidase, whose amino-acid sequence MKDKFYQYIQQLQDTITSKLEELDGTTKFQQDLWEREEGGGGRTRVIENGSVFEKGGVNISKVHGPLPKSMQNYFGVEDVDFFACGLSLVIHPKSPMVPTVHANWRYFEMYDKDGNIVDQWFGGGQDLTPYYLFEEDASHFHTICKKACDAHNTIFYPSYKKKCDEYFWNAHRNEARGIGGLFFDYCKKTAETSMEDWYNFVTEVGDSFLDAYAPIVEKRKDLPYSQEQRDWQEIRRGRYVEFNLVHDKGTLFGLKTNGRIESILMSLPPHVQWRYDHHPEKGSEEEKLIAVLQNPKNWV is encoded by the coding sequence ATGAAGGATAAGTTTTACCAATACATTCAACAATTACAGGATACCATTACCTCCAAACTCGAAGAATTGGACGGAACCACCAAGTTCCAACAAGATCTCTGGGAACGTGAAGAAGGCGGGGGCGGTAGAACACGTGTCATTGAAAATGGTTCCGTTTTTGAAAAAGGAGGCGTCAATATTTCCAAAGTCCACGGGCCATTGCCCAAAAGCATGCAAAACTATTTTGGCGTGGAAGACGTTGATTTCTTCGCCTGTGGTTTGAGCTTGGTCATTCACCCCAAAAGTCCAATGGTTCCTACCGTACATGCCAACTGGCGTTATTTTGAGATGTATGATAAGGACGGCAACATCGTGGACCAATGGTTCGGTGGCGGACAGGACCTCACTCCCTATTATTTGTTCGAGGAAGATGCTTCACATTTTCATACGATTTGCAAAAAGGCTTGTGATGCCCATAACACAATATTCTATCCGTCCTACAAAAAGAAATGCGACGAATACTTCTGGAATGCGCATCGGAATGAGGCCCGTGGCATAGGCGGGTTGTTTTTTGATTATTGCAAGAAAACCGCGGAAACCAGCATGGAAGATTGGTACAATTTTGTCACCGAAGTTGGAGATAGTTTTTTGGATGCCTACGCTCCTATTGTTGAAAAAAGAAAAGACCTTCCCTATTCCCAAGAACAACGGGATTGGCAAGAAATTCGAAGAGGCCGTTATGTCGAGTTCAATTTGGTTCACGATAAGGGCACCCTTTTTGGTCTCAAAACCAACGGCCGTATCGAGAGTATTTTGATGAGTCTTCCCCCGCACGTACAATGGCGATACGACCATCATCCCGAAAAAGGAAGTGAAGAAGAAAAATTGATAGCAGTACTGCAAAACCCTAAAAATTGGGTTTAA
- the hemB gene encoding porphobilinogen synthase, with product MYPLIRNRRLRASESIRRLVRETTLSPDDFLVPLFVVEGKAVKEEIASMPNYFRLSLDNLEKEVKELWKMGLCSVLLFVKVDDKLKDNKGTEALNPNGLMQRAIKTVKNACPQMLVMTDVALDPFSSYGHDGIVAEGQILNDETAEVLAEMSLSHAKAGADFVAPSDMMDGRILTIREALEDEGFINTGIMAYSAKYASAFYGPFRDALDSAPVDIANVPKDKKTYQMDYANRYEAIKETQMDIDEGADIVMVKPGLCYLDIVREIKNEVEVPVAVYQVSGEYAMVKAAAEKGWLDHDAVMLEQLTAIKRAGADIIASYFAKDFVRTLG from the coding sequence ATGTATCCATTAATACGAAACAGAAGACTTCGCGCGTCCGAATCTATCAGAAGATTGGTTCGGGAAACTACTTTATCTCCAGATGACTTTCTCGTCCCTCTTTTTGTGGTAGAAGGCAAAGCCGTCAAAGAGGAGATTGCCTCTATGCCCAACTACTTTAGGTTGAGTTTGGACAATCTTGAAAAAGAGGTAAAGGAACTTTGGAAAATGGGATTGTGTTCCGTGCTTCTTTTCGTGAAGGTCGATGACAAACTGAAGGATAACAAAGGAACCGAGGCCCTAAACCCCAATGGTCTGATGCAGCGTGCCATAAAAACCGTAAAAAATGCTTGTCCACAAATGTTGGTGATGACCGATGTGGCCCTTGACCCATTTTCTTCCTATGGGCATGATGGCATTGTGGCCGAGGGGCAAATCCTGAATGATGAAACTGCTGAAGTCTTGGCTGAAATGAGCTTATCCCATGCCAAAGCTGGTGCTGATTTTGTGGCACCCAGCGATATGATGGATGGTAGAATCCTGACCATTCGTGAAGCTTTGGAAGATGAAGGGTTCATCAATACAGGAATTATGGCCTATTCCGCTAAATATGCCAGTGCCTTTTACGGACCTTTCCGTGATGCCCTCGATTCAGCACCTGTTGATATCGCCAATGTACCGAAGGACAAGAAAACCTATCAAATGGATTATGCCAATCGGTATGAAGCTATTAAAGAAACCCAAATGGACATTGATGAAGGGGCTGATATCGTTATGGTGAAACCCGGTTTGTGCTATTTGGACATTGTTCGGGAAATTAAAAATGAAGTCGAAGTGCCTGTTGCAGTCTACCAAGTTTCTGGAGAGTATGCCATGGTAAAAGCCGCCGCCGAAAAAGGTTGGTTGGACCACGATGCGGTGATGTTGGAACAATTGACCGCCATCAAAAGAGCAGGTGCGGATATCATTGCCAGTTATTTTGCCAAGGATTTTGTTAGAACATTAGGATAG
- a CDS encoding Ig-like domain-containing protein yields MATFLCLGCIGEDYVDDFVEPTLRITNPISNLQTSAMHSYKATYLNSIGQPENVPITWVSSNASIVTINELGIATAVAEGEATITASALIDGNSIVAKNVIRISTIAMESGEESSKSGTIATTSGYSLEGSFTLEANGTDLILSISSDYVASSSLPGLYLYLTNNPNSINGALEVGPVTVFVGAHSYTIKNTGINNYQFLLYWCKPFSVKVAEGQIY; encoded by the coding sequence ATGGCTACTTTCTTATGTCTAGGATGTATTGGAGAGGATTATGTGGATGATTTTGTGGAACCTACCCTTCGCATCACCAATCCCATTTCCAACTTGCAGACGTCGGCCATGCATTCGTACAAGGCCACCTATCTTAATAGCATTGGTCAACCTGAAAATGTACCAATTACATGGGTCAGTTCCAATGCATCCATTGTCACGATCAACGAACTGGGAATTGCAACCGCCGTAGCGGAAGGAGAGGCCACCATCACCGCATCCGCACTCATCGATGGCAATTCGATTGTTGCCAAAAATGTGATTCGTATCTCCACAATTGCCATGGAGAGTGGCGAAGAATCCAGCAAAAGTGGAACCATAGCCACAACCAGTGGGTACAGTTTGGAAGGAAGCTTTACATTGGAAGCCAACGGGACCGACCTCATACTCTCCATAAGCAGCGACTATGTGGCCTCATCCAGTCTTCCCGGACTCTATCTATATCTTACCAACAACCCTAACTCCATCAATGGAGCCCTAGAAGTAGGCCCCGTTACCGTATTTGTGGGCGCACATTCCTACACCATTAAAAACACCGGCATCAATAACTATCAATTTCTCTTGTATTGGTGCAAGCCTTTTAGTGTTAAAGTGGCTGAAGGACAGATCTACTAA